A window of the Cicer arietinum cultivar CDC Frontier isolate Library 1 chromosome 6, Cicar.CDCFrontier_v2.0, whole genome shotgun sequence genome harbors these coding sequences:
- the LOC101493758 gene encoding myb-related protein 308-like, producing MGRSPCCEKDHTNKGAWSKEEDDRLTNYINIHGEGCWRSLPKAAGLLRCGKSCRLRWINYLRPDLKRGNFTPQEDELIISLHTFLGNKWSQIAARLPGRTDNEIKNYWNTHIKRKLFTRGIDPSTHKPLNGGSAAVVASSQPELPVVPTSNESSSSSSKKKKNNNKSEFELFSNNNMNREKVVVTDSGCVEESVSNSSSGVTIEEIAPYPPHINLELSLAPPSQQQQISLYSWQGGVCLCRHALGLHGNNHQLPCSCKKPITHPHGTPSATIQQPAPTGNDVFKFFGAGNFKF from the exons ATGGGTAGATCTCCCTGTTGTGAGAAAGATCACACCAACAAAGGTGCTTGGTCTAAAGAAGAAGACGACCGTCTCACTAACTACATCAATATTCATGGTGAAGGTTGCTGGAGATCTCTTCCCAAAGCAGCTG GTTTGCTTCGATGTGGCAAAAGCTGCAGACTTAGATGGATTAATTACCTTAGACCTGATCTCAAGAGAGGTAATTTCACTCCCCAAGAAGATGAACTCATCATTAGCCTCCACACTTTCCTTGGTAACAA ATGGTCTCAAATTGCTGCGAGATTGCCTGGAAGAACGGACAATGAAATTAAGAACTACTGGAACACGCACATCAAGCGTAAACTATTCACACGCGGAATTGATCCTTCCACACATAAACCACTCAACGGTGGCTCCGCCGCAGTGGTAGCTTCTTCTCAACCTGAATTGCCTGTGGTCCCCACAAGCAACGAGAGCAGTAGTAGCAGCagcaagaagaagaagaataacaaCAAAAGCGAGTTTGAgttatttagtaataataatatgaacagAGAAAAAGTGGTTGTAACTGATTCGGGTTGTGTTGAAGAATCAGTGTCAAATAGTAGCAGTGGAGTAACCATAGAAGAAATAGCTCCATATCCACCTCACATAAATTTGGAACTTTCGTTGGCTCCACcttctcaacaacaacaaatttcATTGTATTCGTGGCAAGGAGGTGTGTGTCTTTGTCGACATGCTTTAGGGTTACACGGTAATAATCACCAATTACCTTGTAGCTGTAAAAAACCAATTACTCATCCACATGGAACTCCTTCTGCTACTATTCAACAACCTGCGCCAACCGGCAAtgatgtttttaaatttttcggAGCCGGGAATTTTAAGTTTTGA